From a single Larus michahellis chromosome 18, bLarMic1.1, whole genome shotgun sequence genomic region:
- the NKIRAS2 gene encoding NF-kappa-B inhibitor-interacting Ras-like protein 2 isoform X1 gives MGKSCKVVVCGQASVGKTSILEQLLYGNHVVGSEMIETQEDIYVGSIETDRGVREQVRFYDTRGLRDGLELPKHCFSCTDGYVLVYSTDSKESFKRVELLKKEIDKSKDKKEVTIVVLGNKCDLQEQRRVDHDAAQHWAKGEKVKLWEVSVADRHTLIEPFIYLASKMTQPQSKSAFPLSRKNKGSGSMDG, from the exons ATGGGGAAGAGCTGCAAGGTGGTGGTGTGCGGCCAGGCCTCCGTCGGGAAAACGTCCATCCTGGAGCAGCTTCTGTACGGGAACCATGTGGTCG GTTCCGAGATGATCGAGACCCAGGAGGACATTTACGTGGGCTCCATCGAGACCGACCGGGGGGTGCGGGAGCAGGTGCGGTTCTACGACacgcgggggctgcgggacgggCTGGAGCTGCCCAAGCACTGCTTCTCCTGCACCGACGGCTACGTGCTGGTCTACAGCACTGACAGCAAGGAGTCCTTCAAGCGGGTGGAGCTCCTCAAGAAGGAGATTGACAAGTCCAAAGACAAGAAAGAG GTCACCATCGTGGTTTTGGGGAACAAGTGTGACTTGCAGGAGCAGCGCCGGGTGGACCATGACGCAGCCCAGCACTGGGCCAAGGGCGAGAAGGTGAAGCTGTGGGAGGTGTCCGTAGCTGACCGGCATACGCTGATCGAGCCGTTCATCTACCTGGCCAGTAAGATGACGCAGCCACAAAGCAAGTCTGCTTTTCCCCTGAGTCGCAAGAACAAGGGCAGCGGATCCATGGATGGCTGA
- the NKIRAS2 gene encoding NF-kappa-B inhibitor-interacting Ras-like protein 2 isoform X2, with the protein MGKSCKVVVCGQASVGKTSILEQLLYGNHVVGSEMIETQEDIYVGSIETDRGVREQVRPSSGWSSSRRRLTSPKTRKRSPSWFWGTSVTCRSSAGWTMTQPSTGPRARR; encoded by the exons ATGGGGAAGAGCTGCAAGGTGGTGGTGTGCGGCCAGGCCTCCGTCGGGAAAACGTCCATCCTGGAGCAGCTTCTGTACGGGAACCATGTGGTCG GTTCCGAGATGATCGAGACCCAGGAGGACATTTACGTGGGCTCCATCGAGACCGACCGGGGGGTGCGGGAGCAGGTGCG TCCTTCAAGCGGGTGGAGCTCCTCAAGAAGGAGATTGACAAGTCCAAAGACAAGAAAGAG GTCACCATCGTGGTTTTGGGGAACAAGTGTGACTTGCAGGAGCAGCGCCGGGTGGACCATGACGCAGCCCAGCACTGGGCCAAGGGCGAGAAGGTGA